The following coding sequences lie in one Triticum dicoccoides isolate Atlit2015 ecotype Zavitan unplaced genomic scaffold, WEW_v2.0 scaffold26388, whole genome shotgun sequence genomic window:
- the LOC119345646 gene encoding ASC1-like protein 1 produces MAGWRHARSEDGRRGVMMSHHVAIVVLIVVSYICRLSRPGSVILPLHDASDIFLEIGKMAKYSSCEWLAVVAFLLFVAPWILLWLIVFPFWILRSTSYEIAMILDKENKKIYRTSYYYLFNTLLFSLLVFHIYWWVLIYRMLVKQIQSRGHVGEDVRSDSEGENNHED; encoded by the exons ATGGCCGGCTGGCGGCACGCGAGATCGGAGGACGGCCGCCGTGGAGTCATGATGTCTCACCATGTGGCAATTGTTGTTCTGATTGTTGTGTCCTATATTTGCAG ATTATCTCGTCCTGGCTCGGTCATTTTACCCCTCCATGATGCAAGTGATATATTCCTAGAGATCGGAAAGATGGCCAAGTACAGTAGCTGTGAGTGGCTAGCTGTTGTAGCATTTCTACTTTTTGTGGCTCCATGGATCCTTCTTTGGCTAATAGTGTTTCCTTTCTGGATTCTAAGAAGCACAAG TTATGAAATAGCTATGATCCTGGACAAGGAGAACAAAAAAATCTACAGAACCTCATACTACTATCTTTTCAACACTCTCTTGTTTTCACTTCTAGTCTTTCACATATATTGGTGGGTACTGATTTACCGGATGCTTGTCAAACAAATTCAGTCTAGAGGTCATGTTGGTGAGGATGTTCGATCCG ATTCTGAAGGCGAAAACAACCATGAAGATTAA